The Aeromicrobium sp. Leaf245 genome includes a region encoding these proteins:
- a CDS encoding ABC transporter ATP-binding protein: protein MTATSTEVSLPGVTTVRASGREIVRRGLALSPAIKDGLGLTLLLAVLSTVGGSVVPVVIQRTVDSGLGDGGETTLSAIGPYLLGALVLVLLTAVVAYWMRVRLFVASERGLAELRVTAFRHVHDLSMLTQNAERRGVLVSRVTSDIDQVSLFLQFTGIMIVISLGQMLVATVIMAFYSWQLTLVVWLCFLPLAASLKYFAARLSRAYDTVRRTVGEMLAVVAEPVVGASVVKAHAIEDRTQARVDAGIQRNLDANVRAQKLVAVTFASAGLVGGLANAGAVAVGVVLGVAGGLSMGTVIAFAFLVGLLVGPAQMATQVLTEAQNAIASWRRVIELLDTPADVVDPGPDGVGLPDEVLGARFEHVAFAYPDGPEVLSDVDVTIQPRQRVAVVGETGSGKTTFAKLLTRLMDPVRGTVRLGDTDIARVSFDELRRHVLMVPQEGFLFDATLRENLLYGRDDATDVELVAAVDDLGLTDWFAGLPHGLDTRVGQRGESLSAGERQLVALVRSALADPDFLVLDEATSAVDPQTELRATRALETLLEGRTSVTIAHRLSTAENADRVLVFDAGRLVEDGSHDELVDAGGVYARLHASWVAQASLGIVPAAE from the coding sequence ATGACCGCCACGAGCACCGAGGTGAGCCTGCCGGGCGTCACCACCGTCCGGGCGTCCGGTCGCGAGATCGTGCGCCGCGGCCTCGCGCTGTCGCCGGCCATCAAGGACGGCCTGGGACTCACGCTGCTGCTCGCCGTGCTGAGCACGGTGGGCGGCTCGGTGGTGCCCGTGGTCATCCAGCGCACGGTGGACTCGGGGCTGGGTGACGGGGGAGAGACGACCCTGTCCGCCATCGGTCCCTACCTGCTCGGCGCGCTCGTGCTCGTCCTGCTGACGGCGGTCGTCGCCTACTGGATGCGCGTGCGCCTGTTCGTGGCGAGCGAGCGCGGCCTCGCCGAGCTGCGTGTCACGGCGTTCCGCCACGTGCACGACCTCTCGATGCTCACGCAGAACGCCGAGCGCCGGGGCGTCCTCGTCTCGCGGGTGACGTCCGACATCGACCAGGTGTCCCTGTTCCTGCAGTTCACCGGCATCATGATCGTCATCAGCCTCGGCCAGATGCTCGTCGCGACGGTCATCATGGCGTTCTACTCCTGGCAGCTGACCCTCGTCGTCTGGCTGTGCTTCCTCCCGCTCGCGGCCAGCCTGAAGTACTTCGCCGCACGGCTGAGCCGCGCCTACGACACCGTGCGCCGGACCGTCGGCGAGATGCTCGCCGTCGTGGCCGAGCCGGTCGTCGGTGCCTCCGTGGTCAAGGCGCACGCCATCGAGGACCGCACGCAGGCCAGGGTCGACGCGGGCATCCAGCGCAACCTCGACGCCAACGTCCGCGCCCAGAAGCTCGTGGCGGTCACGTTCGCCTCCGCCGGCCTCGTGGGCGGGCTCGCGAACGCCGGTGCCGTGGCCGTCGGAGTGGTCCTCGGCGTGGCCGGTGGCCTGTCGATGGGGACCGTCATCGCGTTCGCGTTCCTCGTCGGTCTGCTCGTGGGGCCCGCGCAGATGGCCACGCAGGTCCTGACCGAGGCGCAGAACGCCATCGCCTCGTGGCGGCGGGTCATCGAGCTGCTCGACACCCCGGCCGACGTGGTCGACCCCGGTCCCGACGGGGTCGGTCTGCCCGACGAGGTGCTCGGCGCCCGGTTCGAGCACGTCGCGTTCGCCTACCCCGACGGCCCGGAGGTGCTCAGCGACGTCGACGTCACGATCCAGCCGCGCCAGCGCGTGGCGGTGGTGGGCGAGACGGGCTCGGGCAAGACGACCTTCGCCAAGCTGCTCACCCGCCTCATGGACCCGGTGCGCGGGACGGTGCGGCTCGGCGACACCGACATCGCGCGGGTCTCCTTCGACGAGCTGCGGCGCCACGTGCTCATGGTCCCCCAGGAGGGCTTCCTGTTCGACGCGACGTTGCGCGAGAACCTGCTGTACGGGCGCGACGACGCGACGGACGTCGAGCTCGTCGCCGCGGTCGACGACCTCGGCCTCACCGACTGGTTCGCGGGGCTGCCGCACGGGTTGGACACACGCGTGGGGCAGAGGGGCGAGTCGCTGTCGGCGGGGGAGCGCCAGCTCGTCGCGCTGGTGCGCTCGGCCCTGGCCGACCCCGACTTCCTCGTGCTCGACGAGGCCACGAGTGCGGTCGACCCGCAGACCGAGCTGCGTGCCACGCGTGCGCTGGAGACCCTGCTCGAGGGACGCACGAGCGTCACGATCGCGCACCGGCTCAGCACGGCGGAGAACGCCGACCGCGTGCTGGTGTTCGACGCAGGCCGCCTCGTCGAGGACGGGTCGCACGACGAGCTGGTCGACGCCGGGGGCGTGTACGCCCGCCTGCACGCCAGCTGGGTGGCGCAGGCCTCGCTCGGGATCGTGCCGGCGGCCGAGTGA
- the hisI gene encoding phosphoribosyl-AMP cyclohydrolase yields MTSLDPAVAARLKRDPAGLVPAVVQDAGTRDVLMVGWMDDEALHRTLTTGRGTYWSRSRQEYWVKGETSGHTQAVREVRLDCDGDTLLVVVDQEGPACHTGATTCFDADRLL; encoded by the coding sequence GTGACCTCACTCGACCCAGCCGTGGCCGCCCGGCTCAAGCGCGATCCCGCGGGGCTGGTCCCCGCCGTGGTGCAGGACGCCGGCACGCGCGACGTCCTCATGGTCGGGTGGATGGACGACGAGGCGCTGCACCGCACCCTCACGACCGGCCGGGGCACCTACTGGAGCCGCAGCCGCCAGGAGTACTGGGTCAAGGGCGAGACCTCCGGCCACACCCAGGCCGTGCGCGAGGTGCGCCTCGACTGCGACGGCGACACGCTGCTCGTCGTGGTCGACCAGGAGGGTCCGGCCTGCCACACCGGCGCGACCACCTGCTTCGACGCGGACCGGTTGCTGTGA
- a CDS encoding Trp biosynthesis-associated membrane protein — MTAASGRRLYAPVVLGLLAVGGLTWLALGRTWASTRLAPTGLPPDTIVVTGRDVAPLAAALAVVVVTAALAVLATRGRGRLVVGLFVVVLGLGGAAVCLVSAADVDASLSSAAEQSPAFTGQDLGAVSRSSWSYVAAAGFLLATGLGAVTVRHGRSWPAMSGRYDAPSRSRVDDDPWKALDEGRDPTL, encoded by the coding sequence GTGACGGCTGCGTCCGGGCGGCGTCTGTACGCGCCGGTGGTGCTCGGCCTGCTGGCGGTGGGTGGGCTCACCTGGTTGGCACTCGGCCGCACCTGGGCCAGCACCCGGCTGGCCCCGACGGGCCTGCCGCCCGACACGATCGTGGTCACGGGCCGCGACGTCGCCCCGCTGGCCGCCGCCCTGGCCGTCGTCGTGGTCACCGCCGCGCTCGCCGTGCTCGCGACCCGCGGGCGCGGGCGGCTCGTCGTCGGTCTCTTCGTCGTCGTGCTCGGACTCGGCGGTGCTGCCGTGTGCCTGGTCTCGGCGGCCGACGTCGACGCGTCGTTGTCCTCGGCCGCCGAGCAGTCCCCGGCCTTCACGGGCCAGGACCTCGGAGCCGTCTCGAGGTCGTCGTGGTCCTACGTCGCGGCCGCGGGGTTCCTGCTCGCGACCGGCCTCGGTGCCGTGACCGTCCGGCACGGCAGGTCGTGGCCCGCCATGAGCGGCCGGTACGACGCGCCGTCGCGCTCACGCGTCGACGACGACCCGTGGAAGGCGCTCGACGAGGGACGCGACCCCACGCTCTGA
- a CDS encoding glycosyltransferase family 4 protein → MRVLVHDFSGHPFQAQLSRELARRGHDVTHSTCNAYVSGKGRLESAEGESITFETVGDGIVFDKSRFVHRLLLELRLGFELVRHVRRVRPDVALMSNVQIPTLVVFAAAMLVLRQPWVLWHQDVYSVAVRSFAGAKLSRSFRAVAVGFEVAERWTSRRAREIVVIAESFVPVHAGWGTAAKVTVIANWAPLDEIVPCPRKNDWAVENELDDVDTILYSGTLGLKHDPALLVQLTAAVRERGREVRLVVVNEGPAVPVLRAEAAALDVPLTLLPFQPYDRLPEVLASGDVLVVLLDQQAGAFSVPSKTLSYLCAGRPVVGLMPEENAASGLVRRAGGHVGRPDAASLPAAAAWVDQLLGEPGRRDDVGAEARDLAEQEFSLASCADRFESVLLRSAR, encoded by the coding sequence ATGCGCGTACTCGTGCACGACTTCAGCGGGCATCCCTTCCAGGCCCAGCTGAGCCGGGAGCTCGCGCGGCGTGGCCACGACGTCACCCACTCCACCTGCAACGCCTACGTCTCGGGCAAGGGTCGACTCGAGTCCGCGGAGGGCGAGTCGATCACCTTCGAGACCGTGGGCGACGGCATCGTGTTCGACAAGAGCCGCTTCGTCCATCGTCTGCTCCTCGAGCTGAGGCTGGGGTTCGAGCTGGTCCGCCACGTCCGACGCGTCCGTCCCGACGTCGCCCTCATGTCCAACGTCCAGATCCCGACCCTGGTGGTCTTCGCGGCCGCGATGCTCGTGCTGCGCCAGCCGTGGGTGCTCTGGCACCAGGACGTGTACTCCGTGGCGGTGCGGTCCTTCGCCGGCGCGAAGCTCTCACGCTCCTTCCGTGCGGTGGCGGTCGGCTTCGAGGTCGCCGAGCGGTGGACGTCGCGCCGCGCCCGCGAGATCGTCGTCATCGCCGAGTCCTTCGTGCCCGTGCACGCGGGATGGGGCACGGCCGCCAAGGTGACGGTCATCGCGAACTGGGCCCCGCTCGACGAGATCGTGCCCTGTCCGCGCAAGAACGACTGGGCGGTCGAGAACGAGCTCGACGACGTCGACACGATCCTGTACTCGGGGACCCTCGGGCTCAAGCACGACCCCGCGCTGCTGGTCCAGCTCACCGCCGCGGTGCGCGAGCGCGGCCGTGAGGTCCGGCTGGTCGTCGTGAACGAGGGGCCCGCCGTCCCGGTCCTGCGGGCCGAGGCCGCCGCGCTCGACGTCCCGCTCACGCTGCTGCCGTTCCAGCCCTACGACCGGCTCCCGGAGGTGCTGGCCAGCGGCGACGTGCTCGTGGTCCTGCTCGACCAGCAGGCGGGCGCGTTCTCCGTCCCGTCCAAGACGCTGTCCTACCTGTGCGCCGGTCGTCCCGTGGTGGGACTGATGCCCGAGGAGAACGCCGCCTCCGGGCTGGTGCGCCGGGCGGGCGGGCACGTCGGCCGACCCGACGCCGCCTCGCTCCCGGCAGCGGCCGCGTGGGTCGACCAGCTCCTGGGCGAGCCCGGACGTCGCGACGACGTCGGTGCCGAGGCGCGCGACCTCGCCGAGCAGGAGTTCTCCCTGGCCTCGTGCGCCGACCGCTTCGAGTCCGTGCTGCTGCGGAGCGCGCGATGA
- a CDS encoding sugar transferase, with the protein MWKKRSLDLLLTVAGAVVWVPVVLTVALAVLVSEGRPVFYRSRRRVSVDEVVLLTKFRTMVRNADKLVNRETVPVASDTRFLNIPADSPLYTRIGRFVERFALTELPQLWHVLRGDMSVVGNRPLPQNVIDCLREEYPQVSDRFLTRAGLTGPAQLVGREALTDGERLELEAAYCRACLNGYQAKLDVVILAATIFGVLGIGKQLGRRDVMDLIARHSGRPRSAAVLAPAPASSVLARSQPS; encoded by the coding sequence ATGTGGAAGAAGCGTTCGCTCGACCTGCTGCTGACCGTGGCCGGAGCCGTCGTCTGGGTCCCGGTCGTCCTCACGGTGGCCCTGGCCGTCCTCGTGTCGGAGGGGCGCCCGGTGTTCTACCGGTCACGCCGCCGGGTGAGCGTCGACGAGGTCGTGCTGCTGACCAAGTTCCGCACGATGGTGCGCAACGCCGACAAGCTCGTGAACCGTGAGACCGTGCCGGTCGCGTCCGACACCCGCTTCCTCAACATCCCGGCCGACTCACCGCTCTACACCCGGATCGGTCGCTTCGTGGAGCGCTTCGCGCTCACCGAGCTGCCGCAGCTCTGGCACGTCCTGCGCGGCGACATGAGCGTGGTGGGCAACCGTCCGCTGCCGCAGAACGTCATCGACTGCCTCCGCGAGGAGTACCCGCAGGTCTCCGACCGGTTCCTGACGCGTGCCGGCCTGACCGGCCCGGCCCAGCTCGTCGGCCGCGAGGCGCTCACCGACGGCGAGCGCCTCGAGCTGGAGGCGGCCTACTGCCGCGCCTGCCTCAACGGCTACCAGGCGAAGCTCGACGTCGTGATCCTGGCCGCGACGATCTTCGGGGTCCTCGGCATCGGCAAGCAGCTCGGCCGCCGCGACGTGATGGACCTGATCGCGCGTCACTCCGGCCGCCCCCGCAGCGCCGCCGTCCTGGCGCCCGCTCCCGCGTCCTCGGTGCTCGCACGGTCGCAGCCGTCCTGA
- a CDS encoding HGxxPAAW family protein, translating to MSHGSSPASWTAVLVCLAGFTIGGIALIPEPHWVPFTIGVVLAVAAGPIGLIMSRMGLGAERAPGHGDRPHGVDEHRATTD from the coding sequence ATGTCGCACGGATCGTCGCCCGCGTCCTGGACCGCCGTCCTGGTCTGCCTCGCAGGCTTCACCATCGGCGGGATCGCTCTGATCCCCGAGCCGCACTGGGTGCCCTTCACGATCGGTGTCGTGCTCGCGGTCGCCGCGGGTCCGATCGGCCTGATCATGTCGCGCATGGGTCTGGGCGCCGAGCGCGCACCCGGCCACGGTGACCGGCCGCACGGCGTCGACGAGCACCGCGCGACGACCGACTGA
- a CDS encoding RDD family protein: MSPDVPQGPRYPSYPGEQQPGGAGPTHGTPWSPPAQPDVRAGVQPGAPAFPGQADRSVPEEPAGWWIRVLASFVDGLIVLALSIVPIVGGFVLLFVDADYDEVTDEFTNTNPWGLVVVGLGFVLYLGFDLWNRGLRVGYRGQSLGKQLVGVHVVGRDGAPVGALEGFFRWLVAGLLQWTFIGLLVDLLWPLWDERKQTVHDKAINTYPVRR; encoded by the coding sequence ATGAGCCCCGACGTGCCCCAGGGGCCCCGTTACCCGAGCTACCCGGGGGAGCAGCAGCCCGGCGGTGCCGGCCCGACGCACGGCACGCCCTGGTCGCCGCCCGCGCAGCCGGACGTCCGTGCGGGCGTCCAGCCTGGCGCGCCGGCCTTCCCTGGCCAGGCGGACCGCTCGGTCCCGGAGGAGCCCGCGGGGTGGTGGATCCGCGTGCTCGCGTCGTTCGTCGACGGACTCATCGTGCTGGCGCTGTCGATCGTGCCGATCGTCGGCGGGTTCGTGCTGCTCTTCGTCGACGCCGACTACGACGAGGTCACCGACGAGTTCACGAACACCAACCCGTGGGGACTCGTGGTCGTCGGGCTCGGGTTCGTCCTGTACCTCGGGTTCGACCTGTGGAACCGAGGTCTGAGGGTCGGGTACCGCGGACAGAGCCTCGGCAAGCAGCTGGTGGGCGTGCACGTCGTCGGACGTGACGGCGCACCGGTCGGCGCCCTCGAGGGATTCTTCCGGTGGCTCGTCGCCGGTCTGCTGCAGTGGACCTTCATCGGCCTGCTCGTCGACCTGCTCTGGCCCCTGTGGGACGAGCGCAAGCAGACCGTGCACGACAAGGCGATCAACACCTACCCCGTGCGTCGCTGA
- a CDS encoding DUF2752 domain-containing protein, whose translation MTQARDLLRSGPLWGGLAGAVLLGVVAVRDPHVPGAFGACPFLAATGLPCAGCGGLRATHDLLHGDVGAALAQNALAVGLVLLAAVAWTRWAVRAAGRGPARVSGPGATTTSTGVSSTLLLVVGVVVVVFTLVRWTPAGGVLGP comes from the coding sequence GTGACGCAGGCACGCGACCTGCTCCGGTCGGGCCCCCTGTGGGGTGGCCTGGCCGGAGCAGTCCTGCTGGGGGTGGTGGCGGTGCGGGACCCGCACGTCCCGGGCGCCTTCGGCGCCTGTCCGTTCCTCGCAGCGACGGGTCTGCCCTGCGCGGGGTGCGGTGGGCTGCGTGCCACGCACGACCTGCTCCACGGCGACGTGGGTGCGGCGCTGGCCCAGAACGCGCTCGCGGTCGGGCTGGTGCTCCTCGCGGCGGTCGCCTGGACGCGGTGGGCCGTCCGAGCCGCCGGGAGGGGGCCGGCCCGCGTCTCGGGCCCCGGCGCCACCACCACGTCGACGGGTGTCTCGTCGACGTTGCTCCTCGTCGTGGGCGTGGTCGTCGTGGTCTTCACCCTCGTGCGGTGGACCCCTGCAGGGGGAGTGCTCGGACCCTGA
- the trpC gene encoding indole-3-glycerol phosphate synthase TrpC produces MTVLDDILEGVAADRVARQATCSLDQLKEQALRQPPALDPMPAFRADGVSVIAEVKRSSPSKGALAAIKDPAALACDYAAGGAAAISVLTEQRRFDGSLDDLRAVRAQVDVPLLRKDFMTTSYELWEARAAGADMALLIVAALDQEALVSLVERARSIGLTPLVEVHDEEEVERALDAGAQLVGVNARDLKTLEVKRDTFERLAPRIPDGVVRVAESGVRGPHDVLEYARAGAHVVLVGETLVRGDDPRATVADLVAAGAHPALQQRS; encoded by the coding sequence ATGACCGTGCTCGACGACATCCTCGAGGGCGTCGCGGCCGACCGCGTCGCACGTCAGGCCACGTGCTCGCTCGACCAGCTCAAGGAGCAGGCGCTGCGCCAGCCCCCGGCGCTCGACCCGATGCCGGCGTTCCGGGCCGACGGCGTGAGCGTCATCGCCGAGGTCAAGCGCTCCAGCCCGAGCAAGGGCGCGCTCGCCGCGATCAAGGACCCCGCCGCGCTCGCCTGCGACTACGCCGCCGGCGGAGCGGCCGCCATCAGCGTGCTCACCGAGCAGCGCCGCTTCGACGGCAGCCTCGACGACCTGCGCGCGGTGCGTGCCCAGGTCGACGTGCCGCTGCTGCGCAAGGACTTCATGACGACCTCCTACGAGCTGTGGGAGGCCCGCGCCGCCGGTGCCGACATGGCCCTGCTCATCGTCGCGGCGCTCGACCAGGAGGCCCTCGTGAGCCTCGTCGAGCGCGCCCGGTCCATCGGCCTCACGCCTCTCGTGGAGGTCCACGACGAGGAGGAAGTCGAGCGGGCGCTCGACGCCGGAGCGCAGCTCGTCGGCGTCAACGCGCGCGACCTCAAGACGCTCGAGGTCAAGCGCGACACCTTCGAACGTCTGGCCCCACGGATCCCCGACGGTGTGGTCCGGGTCGCCGAGTCCGGCGTGCGCGGTCCGCACGACGTGCTCGAGTACGCCCGCGCCGGTGCCCACGTGGTGCTGGTCGGCGAGACCCTCGTACGGGGCGACGACCCGCGGGCCACGGTCGCCGACCTCGTGGCCGCCGGCGCCCACCCCGCCCTGCAGCAGAGGTCCTGA
- the trpB gene encoding tryptophan synthase subunit beta → MTYVQPDATGHFGRFGGRFMPEALVAPLDELAEAWADAQADPAFIGELDRMFREYANVPSPLYEASRFSEAVGARVLLKREDLNHTGAHKIRNVLGQALLAKRIGKPRAIAETGAGQHGVASATACAYLDLDCTVYMGEVDTERQALNVARMKMLGAEVVPVTTGSRTLKDAINEALRDWVASVDHTSYLFGTAAGPHPFPSMVRDLTRGIGDEARRQVLELTGRLPDAAVACVGGGSNAIGLFTAFIDDPDVQLLGVEAGGDGYETGRHASPITAGDVGVLHGARSYLLQDEDGQTMESHSISAGLDYPGVGPEHSYLATIGRARYVPATDAEAMSAFDLLCKTEGIIPAIETAHALAGAVTLAKELGPDATILVNLSGRGDKDVHTAAEYFGLLDGPVVLEEGVEE, encoded by the coding sequence ATGACCTACGTACAGCCGGACGCCACCGGCCACTTCGGCCGCTTCGGCGGTCGCTTCATGCCCGAGGCGCTCGTCGCGCCCCTCGACGAGCTGGCCGAGGCCTGGGCCGACGCGCAGGCCGACCCCGCGTTCATCGGCGAGCTCGACCGGATGTTCCGCGAGTACGCGAACGTGCCCAGCCCCCTCTACGAGGCGAGCCGGTTCTCCGAGGCCGTCGGCGCACGGGTGCTGCTCAAGCGCGAGGACCTCAACCACACCGGTGCGCACAAGATCCGCAACGTCCTCGGGCAGGCTCTCCTGGCCAAGCGGATCGGCAAGCCGCGAGCCATCGCCGAGACCGGCGCCGGTCAGCACGGCGTGGCGTCGGCCACTGCGTGCGCCTACCTCGACCTCGACTGCACCGTCTACATGGGCGAGGTCGACACCGAGCGCCAGGCGCTCAACGTCGCACGGATGAAGATGCTCGGCGCCGAGGTCGTGCCGGTCACCACCGGCAGTCGCACCCTGAAGGACGCGATCAACGAGGCCCTGCGCGACTGGGTGGCCAGCGTCGACCACACGTCCTACCTGTTCGGCACCGCCGCGGGCCCGCACCCGTTCCCGTCGATGGTGCGCGACCTGACCCGCGGCATCGGTGACGAGGCCCGTCGCCAGGTCCTCGAGCTGACCGGCCGGCTGCCCGACGCGGCCGTGGCCTGCGTGGGTGGCGGGTCCAACGCCATCGGCCTCTTCACGGCGTTCATCGACGACCCCGACGTCCAGCTGCTGGGCGTCGAGGCCGGTGGCGACGGCTACGAGACGGGCCGGCACGCGTCGCCCATCACCGCCGGCGACGTCGGCGTGCTGCACGGCGCCCGCTCCTACCTGCTGCAGGACGAGGACGGCCAGACCATGGAGTCGCACTCCATCTCGGCCGGGCTCGACTACCCGGGCGTGGGGCCGGAGCACTCCTACCTCGCGACCATCGGCCGCGCCCGGTACGTGCCCGCCACCGACGCCGAGGCCATGTCCGCCTTCGACCTGCTCTGCAAGACCGAGGGCATCATCCCGGCGATCGAGACCGCCCACGCCCTCGCCGGTGCGGTGACGCTGGCGAAGGAGCTCGGACCGGACGCCACCATCCTGGTCAACCTCTCGGGCCGCGGCGACAAGGACGTGCACACCGCCGCCGAGTACTTCGGCCTCCTGGACGGCCCGGTCGTGCTCGAGGAAGGCGTGGAGGAGTGA
- the trpA gene encoding tryptophan synthase subunit alpha, producing MSGIDALFERTRADDRAALVGYLPAGFPDVDTSVAALTAMVEGGCDLVEIGLPYSDPVMDGPTIQAAAETALANGFRTSQAFDVVRRVAGTGAPTVVMTYWNPVERYGVDRFAADLAAAGGAGLITPDLIPDEAAEWEAASREHGLDRTYLVAPSSTDARLAMTADAASGFIYATAVMGVTGQRQETSSLAPELVARLRKVTDKPVGVGLGVSNGAQAHEIAQYADAVIVGSAFVRLLLDAPDAESGVAAVGELARELRAGVVR from the coding sequence GTGAGCGGGATCGACGCCCTGTTCGAGCGCACGCGTGCCGACGACCGCGCCGCCCTCGTGGGGTACCTTCCCGCCGGCTTCCCCGACGTGGACACGTCGGTCGCCGCGCTGACGGCGATGGTCGAGGGCGGGTGCGACCTCGTCGAGATCGGCCTGCCGTACAGCGACCCCGTCATGGACGGCCCCACCATCCAGGCCGCGGCCGAGACCGCGCTCGCGAACGGGTTCCGCACGAGCCAGGCCTTCGACGTCGTGCGACGTGTCGCCGGGACCGGCGCCCCCACGGTCGTCATGACCTACTGGAACCCGGTCGAGCGGTACGGCGTCGACCGCTTCGCCGCCGACCTCGCCGCAGCCGGGGGAGCCGGGCTGATCACGCCCGACCTCATCCCCGACGAGGCCGCCGAGTGGGAGGCGGCGTCGCGCGAGCACGGGCTGGACCGCACGTACCTCGTGGCGCCGTCCTCGACCGACGCGCGGCTCGCGATGACCGCCGACGCGGCGAGCGGCTTCATCTACGCGACCGCCGTCATGGGGGTCACGGGTCAGCGTCAGGAGACCAGCTCGCTGGCCCCCGAGCTCGTCGCGCGTCTGCGCAAGGTCACCGACAAGCCGGTGGGCGTCGGTCTGGGCGTCAGCAACGGCGCCCAGGCCCACGAGATCGCCCAGTACGCCGACGCGGTCATCGTCGGCTCGGCCTTCGTGCGGCTGCTGCTCGACGCGCCCGACGCCGAGAGCGGGGTCGCCGCCGTCGGCGAGCTGGCCCGTGAGCTGCGGGCAGGAGTCGTCCGATGA
- the lgt gene encoding prolipoprotein diacylglyceryl transferase, whose product MTVSSVAGLATSIPSPSTGVWEVGPFPLRAYALGIIVGALLAIWIGERRLQARGGREGAISDIAIWAIPFGIVGARIYHVVTDPELYFGEGRRAIEALYIWNGGLGIWGAIAGGALGVWIACRRYDLSFLAVADALAPGLLVAQAVGRIGNYFNSELFGRPTDVPWALEIAPQNRPDGYEQFATFHPTFLYEMIWNLAAAALIVAIDRRVRLTGGRAFALYVMLYTAGRFWIEQLRIDTANEFLGVRLNVFTSVIVFVGALAYFLLARRRGRTAADAA is encoded by the coding sequence ATGACCGTGTCGTCCGTCGCGGGCCTCGCGACCTCCATCCCCAGCCCGTCGACCGGCGTGTGGGAGGTCGGACCCTTCCCGCTGCGCGCCTACGCCCTGGGCATCATCGTCGGCGCCCTGCTCGCGATCTGGATCGGCGAACGCCGCCTCCAGGCCCGCGGCGGGCGCGAGGGTGCCATCAGCGACATCGCGATCTGGGCCATCCCGTTCGGCATCGTCGGCGCGCGGATCTACCACGTCGTCACCGACCCCGAGCTGTACTTCGGCGAGGGGCGCCGAGCGATCGAGGCGCTCTACATCTGGAACGGCGGCCTCGGCATCTGGGGTGCCATCGCCGGTGGTGCGCTCGGCGTGTGGATCGCCTGTCGCCGCTACGACCTGTCGTTCCTGGCCGTGGCCGACGCGCTCGCGCCGGGGCTCCTCGTGGCCCAGGCCGTCGGTCGCATCGGCAACTACTTCAACTCCGAGCTCTTCGGCCGTCCCACCGACGTGCCGTGGGCGCTCGAGATCGCGCCGCAGAACCGCCCCGACGGGTACGAGCAGTTCGCGACGTTCCACCCCACCTTCCTGTACGAGATGATCTGGAACCTCGCCGCCGCGGCGCTCATCGTCGCGATCGACCGTCGGGTCCGCCTCACGGGCGGTCGGGCGTTCGCGCTCTACGTGATGCTCTACACCGCCGGCCGGTTCTGGATCGAGCAGCTGCGGATCGACACCGCGAACGAGTTCCTCGGCGTCCGGCTGAACGTGTTCACCTCGGTCATCGTGTTCGTGGGTGCACTGGCGTACTTCCTCCTGGCGCGTCGCCGCGGCCGCACCGCCGCAGACGCCGCCTAG